A part of Candidatus Bathyarchaeia archaeon genomic DNA contains:
- a CDS encoding undecaprenyl-diphosphate phosphatase, whose product MNPLFAVLLGLVQGISEWLPISSKTQVLFASTFLFSLPLAVAYAFGLFMEIGSLGSAIAYFRKDIRSLFRDRRLLVYLIVATTFTALVGVPLYYTADKVLTSSPYNVGIPMILLGLVLIATAFYIRYSRNKLRLIAGLEEMKLKNYIIVGIAQGIAALPGVSRSGMTVSTMLLMGVKPEQAFRLSYLAYIPASLGAFFVTLIFSRSQVDIAIQAVEPTGVLIAIVTAAVIGIFVISYLLKFAKTSRIYVIDFVLGTVALTIGIVATVLSPQAPLS is encoded by the coding sequence GTGAATCCACTTTTTGCTGTGCTTTTGGGGTTGGTACAAGGAATATCAGAGTGGCTACCTATCAGTAGCAAGACCCAAGTTCTGTTCGCATCAACTTTTCTCTTCTCGCTCCCTCTGGCCGTGGCTTACGCGTTCGGTCTGTTCATGGAAATTGGGTCGCTGGGTTCCGCGATAGCTTACTTCAGGAAAGACATCCGGTCTCTCTTTAGGGACCGAAGGCTACTCGTATACCTAATCGTCGCAACAACTTTCACAGCGCTAGTCGGCGTTCCCTTGTACTACACAGCTGACAAAGTTCTCACAAGCAGCCCCTACAACGTAGGAATCCCTATGATTCTTCTCGGGCTCGTGCTCATCGCGACTGCATTCTACATCAGATACTCGCGGAACAAACTGAGGCTAATAGCCGGATTAGAGGAGATGAAACTCAAGAACTACATTATCGTCGGTATCGCACAGGGCATAGCAGCATTACCCGGTGTGAGCAGATCTGGAATGACCGTTTCAACAATGCTGCTGATGGGCGTCAAGCCTGAGCAGGCTTTCAGGCTGTCATATCTCGCCTACATTCCTGCTTCTCTCGGAGCTTTCTTTGTAACTCTCATCTTCAGTAGGTCCCAAGTTGATATCGCAATACAGGCGGTGGAACCGACGGGCGTTCTTATCGCGATCGTGACCGCGGCTGTCATTGGGATCTTTGTCATATCCTACTTGCTGAAGTTTGCAAAGACGAGTAGGATTTACGTAATCGATTTCGTTCTTGGCACGGTTGCTCTGACTATTGGAATCGTTGCAACTGTGCTTTCGCCGCAAGCGCCTCTGTCGTAG
- a CDS encoding SWIB/MDM2 domain-containing protein, whose product MSLTPNKRGSFGGYGIELDEHLATVLGGREGQKITPSEMTKRLWQYVKRHNLGKKDSN is encoded by the coding sequence GTGAGCCTGACGCCAAACAAGAGAGGGTCTTTCGGTGGCTATGGGATCGAACTAGACGAGCATCTCGCCACTGTACTCGGTGGGAGGGAAGGACAGAAGATCACCCCATCCGAGATGACCAAGAGACTCTGGCAATACGTAAAGCGGCACAACCTCGGCAAGAAAGACAGTAACTAG